CAAAGAGTGCGGCGAATGGAACAGCCTGACCGAAGAAAAAATCATTAAGTCCTCAGGCAAAAGGGCGCGCGCCTCTTCCGACAAGCCGGCCTCTCTCGATGAAATCAAAGTTGACTTTGCCGGGGGGTACAAAACCGGGCTGGCCGAGTTCGACCGGGTGCTGGGGGGAGGATTGCTTCCGGGAAGCGCCGTCCTTCTTGCCGGTGAACCGGGAATCGGCAAATCGACTTTAATTCTCCAAGCGGCAGAAGCTTATTCCGAGAACGAATGCAATATTTTATATATCACCGGCGAGGAATCGCTGGGACAGTTGAAAAAGCGGGCGGAGCGGCTTGCCGTGCGGGGAAAGAATATCGGTTTCATCAATCAGAATAATCTCGAAGATATCATTTCCGTCATCACTCAGAATGAATCCCACATTGTGGTGATAGATTCCATCCAGACCGTCTCCAGTTCTCTATTTGAATCCCCTCCGGGGACTATCGGGCAGATTCGCGAATCGGCCGGACGTCTGATTGAGATTGCGAAGAAGGAAGGGATTTCGCTCTTCTTAATCGGTCATGTCACCAAAGAGGGGCTGGTCGCCGGACCAAAACTTCTGGAGCATATGGTTGACGCTGTCATTCATTTTGAGGGAGACAGCCAGCATCTCTATCGACTGCTGCGACCTTCTAAAAACCGGTATGGCTCCACCTTTGAATTGGGGGTTTTTGAAATGACCCCCGGGGGGCTGCGTGAAGTGGACAACCCGTCATCTCTGTTCTTGTCCGATTTTGGGGCGATTCAGAGAAGCGGCGCCATCGTCGCGGCATCATGCGAAGGAAACCGCCCAATACTGGTCGAGATTCAGGCGCTGGTGGCGTCGGCATCGTACGGAACTCCCCAGCGTGTCGCCGGCGGCATTGATAATAAGCGACTGTCGCTCTTGCTGGCGATACTGGAAAAGCGCGCCGGTATGCCGATGGGCAGCAATGACGTTTTTGTCTCGATTGCCGGCGGTCTGAAACTGAGCGAGCCGGCAATAGATTTGGCGGTGGTAGCGGCAATTGTCTCTTCACTTCGCGATATTCCGCTTGATTCCAAACTTGCCGTGGCGGGGGAGATAGGCCTCTCCGGAGAAGTGCGTCCCATAACTATGCCGGAGCAACGGGCAATGGAAACCGCCAAACTCGGATTTCAGAGAATTCTTCTTCCGGAAGCCAATCGGCGCGGGCAGATTTCCGGAGAGATAGAGGTTATTGGCGTCGCCACCCTGGAGCAGGCGCTCGAAATATTGTTGTAACCATTGAAGGAAAGAGTATGGGGAAGATAGAACTTAAACCACAAACGATTCTACTGCCGCTTCCGGCGGCGCTGGTGTCCTGTCAGGCGGACGGCTACCATGCCAATATTATCACTATCTCCTGGATAGGGATTGTCAATTCCGAGCCGCCGATGCTGTCGATTTCAATTCAGCCCAAACGATTTTCCCATGCCATTGTGAAAAAAGCGGGGGAGTTTGTGGTCAATGTGACCTCCGAGGATAATCTTCGCGAGGTCGACTTCTGCGGTAACCGTTCAGGCCGTGAGCACGATAAATTTAAAGAGACGGGTCTGACCGCAATTCCGGCCCGAAAAGTCAAAGCGCCGCTCATCGCCGAATGCCCTCTCAATCTGGAATGCGTCACCCGCCAGAGCCTGATATTGGGGACGCATGAGATGTTCATAGCCGAAATCGTGGCGGTGCACATTGATGAAGACAAATTGACCTCTGATGGCCGCCTCGATATAGATAAAATAAAACCGCTCGCTTATTGCCCGGGAGCGCGCGAATATCGCGGAGGGTACACGAAAATGATGGGCAAGTACGGACAGCTCGCGGGCAAGAAATAACTGACGGCAATGTCATCGCATCCCTTTTCATTTGAGATAACCGCCCGCGACCATTCTGCCCGGCGGGGAAAAGCGGTCACGACTCATGGAGAATTCAACACTCCGGCATTTATGCCGGTTGGCACTTCCGGCGCCGTCAAAGCCCTCACATCTGATGACCTCGAAGAGTGTAGGGCGGAAATCATTCTCGGCAACACTTATCACCTCTACCTGCGTCCCGGCGAAAAACTGATTCAACAGATAGGCGGACTGGCGAGATTCAATAGCTGGAACAGACCGACTCTGACTGATTCCGGAGGTTACCAGATCTTCTCCTTACAGGAACTATCCATAATTGATGATGACGGGGTCACCTTTCGCTCCCACCTTGATGGCTCCGAGCATCGTTTCACGCCCGAAAAGGTCATCGATATCCAGATGGCTCTGGGAGCCGATATTATGATGTCCTTTGACCAGTGTGTGCCCTATCCCACCGATATCAGGACAGCCGAAAGCGGAGTGCACCGAACATATTCCTGGGCAAAGCGGGGTCTTTGTCGTTATCTGGAGTTATGCAACTTGGTGGAGGTCAAATCATCGCTCTTTGGCATTGTCCAGGGCTCTGTTTATGAATCATTGCGAAAACTTTCGGCGGAGCAGATTGTCTCACTCGATTTTCCCGGGTACGCCATCGGAGGATTAGCGGTCGGCGAATCAAAAGAGGAGCGGGAAGAGATGCTGCCGCTGACGATTGAATATCTTCCGGGGGACAAACCTCGCTATCTTATGGGGGTCGGCTACCCCGAGGATATCCTGACCGCGGTTTCTTATGGAATCGATATGTTTGATTGCGTTCTGCCGACCCGCAACGCCCGCACCGGAATGGTTTTTACATCCGAGGGTCCCCTGGTCTTCAGGAACGCCGATTGCGCTGATGATGAGCGCCCCCTTGACCCCAACTGCGACTGCAAAGTATGCCGACGATACAGTCGTGCCTATATCCGTCATCTTTACAACCAGCGCGAAATCACCGCCCTGATTCTCGCCAGCTATCATTCAACTTATTTCTATCAAAAATTGATGAGAGATATCCGCGCCAGCATTGAAAACGGCTCCTTCAGCGCCTTTAGTAGCCGCTTCCTTGATAGATATCTAAGGGGAGAAAATATATCCCAGGGTAATTCTTAAGGTAGAGAGTTTGCTCGGTCGATAAAAGATATTATACCGGTCATTATCCTGAGGGCTGTACAAAAGAAAGTTGGGGCGGATTTCCTGATACCCCAGCTCAAAAGAATACTTTTCCTGAATACGGATGCCAAGCATAAAGCGGTACCCGTATTTGTCCTCTATCTCAATTCTCGATATACTGCGGACAATGGTATCCGTCACCGTGAATATGGTATCCATATATCTGCCTTCGGCTTTGAAACTGTTGACCGAGTAAACTGCCCCTGCCCCCAGATAGGCGGTTATTTTTTTTCTTCCCCGGTAAATAAAAGCCTCAGCGGCGATATCAAAAGAGCGCCGGTCACCCAGCGGATAGCGGCTGTTCTTGACCGAGGAAAAACCATAATCGACCGATGTCCGCAGCACCAGAGGGTGGACCAGCAGATACTCTATTTTGGCGCCGAATTCTGGAGCCGACTTGACAATATCATTGGCGGTTCGCACCCCCGCCGCAATATGAATATTGAAAGTCGCCAATGTATCCTGCTCTACCGGATTCTTTGAGACTATCGGCGACAGAAGTATCATGGTCAAAAGCATCGCATTCATGCCCGACAATATATCTAATCCCGCCTTTTTCTCAAAAAGATTCTATCCTATATTTCAATATTTGTCGGTCAACACAATTGCTGCGCCCAATATCTGCTTCAAATTGCGGCTCAATTTATGTATAATGGAATAGCCATTGAAAAATGACCCATGGGAGATATGCCGAACCTGCGCCACCCGATATTTTCGATTGTATGCCTGCTAGGGCTTGCCGCGCCGCAGGAGGCGACGGCTCAGAACGACACCGCCGTATATGATTATTATTTGCAGAAGGTCGATTCAACGCACCGCGACACTTATATATTCCGAGCCAATACCGACTTCGAGGTGTCCGTTCGCTCCATTTATGTTCATCTTGACTCTCGGGGGGCGTTTGTCAGCGCCGATACTGCCGGCTTCCGGCTGACTTTTGCCGGAGATTCTGTTACCGCAATTGAAATCGTCGATTCAACTGCTGAAGCAACTAATACTCCGCCTGAAATCTTCGATTTCGAATACCCCCGAGGTGTGGAATACCAATACAACTTCTACCCCAACGACACCGGCGCCGGAACACTGGCAATCGGTTTTGAGCCGGCAATAGAAAAAAGGATGCAACTGCCCAGCGGGCTGATGACTTTCGAGCGGAACAGCTATCGTCTTTCTCATCTGGTGTTATATTACTATGAGAAGAAAGGATACCAGAGATATTCGGAGGTGTTTAAATTCGGAGCTTTTGAAAATTTCCAGGTGCTCGACCGGATGCAGATAAACGCTGCCCGGGAAGGACTGATTCAGAATTTCTATTATAAGATTATTTATGAATTTTATGATTACCGTCGAGGCACAAGATAATTTTCTTGCCCCGCAACAGGTTGCCATCTATAATGGAGTGTATGTCGAGCGACGCCGACAATCTGAGAAGCAAGATTGACCCCAAATCTGTACCTCTCCATATCGCCATTATTATGGACGGCAACGGACGCTGGGCGAAAAAGCGGAATCTTCCCCGAACAGCCGGGCATGAAGCCGGCGTGGAGGCGGTGCGGGAAGTCGTCAAGGCGGCTGCCGAAGTCGGAGTCAAATATTTAACTCTCTATACTTTCTCCGTCGAAAACTGGAAAAGACCGAGAGAAGAAGTCACTGCCATTATGCGACTTTTGACCCGCACCACCAAAAGAGAAGTAGATGAGTTAAATCGCAACAATGTCCGCCTGATAACTACGGGGCGAATTGAAGGTTTATCGCCCACCCGCAGGCGGGTGCTGGCGGTGGCTACCGCCAAGACCAAAAAGAATACCGGCATGGTGCTGAATCTTGCCCTCAACTATGGCGGACGTTCCGAAATCATAGACGCCGTTAAAGCGATTGCCTCTTCGGTCAAATCGGGACTTATAAATCCTATCGATATTAATGAAGAACTTTTCGCCAATTATTTGTACACGGCCGGACTTCCCGACCCCGACCTGCTCGTCCGGACTTCCGGAGAAAAGCGCCTGTCAAATTTTCTTCTCTGGCAAACCAGCTATACGGAACTATATATAACCGATGTCCTCTGGCCCGATTTTGGCCGCAAGGAGCTTTTTGCGGCTATCATTGACTATCAGGGACGCGAAAGACGATTCGGGAAAATCTGAAACCAGTATGAGCGCCAATCTTATCACCCGTATCATCGTTGCTGTTATCTTCGGACCCTTAATTATTGCTATTGGTTATCTGGGGGGCGGATGGCTTATGGGGCTGGTGTTGCTTCTCTCAACCATTGGTATTATTGAGTTCCTGATAAACAGCCGCTTTAAGCCCTCCAGCGCTCTTTTCTGGGTGGCTCTGGTCTCTACCGCCGGAATGGTAACGGTTTCCATGCTGGCTTCTATCACGGCGTCATTGACTCTCTTTGTCATATTCTTTCTGACCGCCGGCATGATAAGCGCCGCCGAAAGTGACCGTCCCCTGAATCTCTTCGCGCGACTGACCACGCTCACCTGGGGAGTCGCTTATATCGGTTTTCTCTATCCTTTCGTTTATCACCTTCATTATATAATGCCGCCCAAAGGGGGAGACTGGCTTCTCTTTCTATTCGGCACCATCTGGCTGTCCGATACCATCGCCATGTGGGTCGGCAAGAGTATGGGACATAGGAAATTGGCGCCCCATATATCCCCCGGCAAGACGGTCGAAGGATTCCTCGGCGGTCTGTTTGGAGGGCTCATAGTAGGAATGATTCTTGGGTTCTGGAGACTCTCCGATATCATAATGGTGCTGCTTCTCTTCACCGGTGTTATCATATCGTTTGTCGGGCAGCTGGGCGATCTGGTGGAATCTATCTGGAAACGCTCTCTGGGCATCAAAGATTCATCCGGCATCATTCCCGGTCATGGCGGGATACTCGACCGTTTTGATTCGCTCCTCTTTGCCGCCCCGGCGCTTTATCTGATTCTAAAATATCTTATCTATGGATAGTTGGGGATGGCGATGAAGGTCATTGACTTCATCTTCGCCGCCCGTCCGATGCTTCTCCTGCCGGTCTGGTCCATCTTCCTTTTGACATATCATACAATCTCTCCCGGAGAACCACTGCCTCCAAGCGCATTCGCGAAACTTATCTCCGTCTCCTTAATGACCGCTGGCATCTATTATATCAATCAATATTTCGATTACCAGACCGACTTGATTAACCGGAAACTCGGCTTTCTGCAAAAGGGATTCATCAGCCATCGGGAGATAATTGCCGCTTACCTTTCCGTCTCAATCCTGGCTTTTATCATTTCACTATTTGTCGAGGCAGTTTTCGCGCTCCTGGTCGGAATTGTCTTTGTATTTGGTTTCTTCTATTCGGCGCCGCCGCTTCGTTTCAAAGACCGACCGGTCGCCGGTCTCCTGGCAAATATGGTCGGTTACGGTTTGGCTCTGCCACTTTCGCTCACTTATGACATTATCACCGCTAAGTCGCGCCTAATCGCTCTGGCTGTCTATTTCAGTCTGGTCGTCGGGGCGACATTCCTATTAACCATAATACCAGACCGGCCCGGTGACGCCGCCGCTCGCAAGCAGACCGCCGCCCAGTTCATGAGCGACAGTGCCCTTCTGGCAATTTCTTCCGCTTTGGTGACGCTCGCCGCTGGATTGATGTTCGCCTTTGAAATCTATCCGCTGGCGGTCGTTACGTTGGCCGCCCTGGCGCTCTACCTGATGACGCTGATATTCCGAAATCGCGCCTTTCTCCTCTTTAGTTGCAAGTTCCCTGTCCTGCTTGTCAGCGTCCTTGCCGGATGGTATTTCCCTGGTTATCTGGTTTTCATTCTTGTCTTGATGGCAGCCAGCCGGTTATATTATAAGAAGAGATTTGGAATAAGCTATCCGAGGTTGATTTGATGAAACCGCTCCTGCTGTTACTTGCGCTCATAATTGTCGCGGCATCCTGCCGCCCCAATCCTCGCTATCGGGTCGGGGAGCTGCCACCCCGGGAATCGGCCGACACTACCGTCGTAACAGAGGAAGATTCCTACCGGCAA
The DNA window shown above is from Candidatus Zixiibacteriota bacterium and carries:
- a CDS encoding UbiA family prenyltransferase translates to MAMKVIDFIFAARPMLLLPVWSIFLLTYHTISPGEPLPPSAFAKLISVSLMTAGIYYINQYFDYQTDLINRKLGFLQKGFISHREIIAAYLSVSILAFIISLFVEAVFALLVGIVFVFGFFYSAPPLRFKDRPVAGLLANMVGYGLALPLSLTYDIITAKSRLIALAVYFSLVVGATFLLTIIPDRPGDAAARKQTAAQFMSDSALLAISSALVTLAAGLMFAFEIYPLAVVTLAALALYLMTLIFRNRAFLLFSCKFPVLLVSVLAGWYFPGYLVFILVLMAASRLYYKKRFGISYPRLI
- the radA gene encoding DNA repair protein RadA, translated to KECGEWNSLTEEKIIKSSGKRARASSDKPASLDEIKVDFAGGYKTGLAEFDRVLGGGLLPGSAVLLAGEPGIGKSTLILQAAEAYSENECNILYITGEESLGQLKKRAERLAVRGKNIGFINQNNLEDIISVITQNESHIVVIDSIQTVSSSLFESPPGTIGQIRESAGRLIEIAKKEGISLFLIGHVTKEGLVAGPKLLEHMVDAVIHFEGDSQHLYRLLRPSKNRYGSTFELGVFEMTPGGLREVDNPSSLFLSDFGAIQRSGAIVAASCEGNRPILVEIQALVASASYGTPQRVAGGIDNKRLSLLLAILEKRAGMPMGSNDVFVSIAGGLKLSEPAIDLAVVAAIVSSLRDIPLDSKLAVAGEIGLSGEVRPITMPEQRAMETAKLGFQRILLPEANRRGQISGEIEVIGVATLEQALEILL
- a CDS encoding isoprenyl transferase, encoding MSSDADNLRSKIDPKSVPLHIAIIMDGNGRWAKKRNLPRTAGHEAGVEAVREVVKAAAEVGVKYLTLYTFSVENWKRPREEVTAIMRLLTRTTKREVDELNRNNVRLITTGRIEGLSPTRRRVLAVATAKTKKNTGMVLNLALNYGGRSEIIDAVKAIASSVKSGLINPIDINEELFANYLYTAGLPDPDLLVRTSGEKRLSNFLLWQTSYTELYITDVLWPDFGRKELFAAIIDYQGRERRFGKI
- a CDS encoding flavin reductase family protein, giving the protein MGKIELKPQTILLPLPAALVSCQADGYHANIITISWIGIVNSEPPMLSISIQPKRFSHAIVKKAGEFVVNVTSEDNLREVDFCGNRSGREHDKFKETGLTAIPARKVKAPLIAECPLNLECVTRQSLILGTHEMFIAEIVAVHIDEDKLTSDGRLDIDKIKPLAYCPGAREYRGGYTKMMGKYGQLAGKK
- a CDS encoding phosphatidate cytidylyltransferase; amino-acid sequence: MSANLITRIIVAVIFGPLIIAIGYLGGGWLMGLVLLLSTIGIIEFLINSRFKPSSALFWVALVSTAGMVTVSMLASITASLTLFVIFFLTAGMISAAESDRPLNLFARLTTLTWGVAYIGFLYPFVYHLHYIMPPKGGDWLLFLFGTIWLSDTIAMWVGKSMGHRKLAPHISPGKTVEGFLGGLFGGLIVGMILGFWRLSDIIMVLLLFTGVIISFVGQLGDLVESIWKRSLGIKDSSGIIPGHGGILDRFDSLLFAAPALYLILKYLIYG
- the tgt gene encoding tRNA guanosine(34) transglycosylase Tgt, with the translated sequence MSSHPFSFEITARDHSARRGKAVTTHGEFNTPAFMPVGTSGAVKALTSDDLEECRAEIILGNTYHLYLRPGEKLIQQIGGLARFNSWNRPTLTDSGGYQIFSLQELSIIDDDGVTFRSHLDGSEHRFTPEKVIDIQMALGADIMMSFDQCVPYPTDIRTAESGVHRTYSWAKRGLCRYLELCNLVEVKSSLFGIVQGSVYESLRKLSAEQIVSLDFPGYAIGGLAVGESKEEREEMLPLTIEYLPGDKPRYLMGVGYPEDILTAVSYGIDMFDCVLPTRNARTGMVFTSEGPLVFRNADCADDERPLDPNCDCKVCRRYSRAYIRHLYNQREITALILASYHSTYFYQKLMRDIRASIENGSFSAFSSRFLDRYLRGENISQGNS